From Anopheles darlingi chromosome 2, idAnoDarlMG_H_01, whole genome shotgun sequence, the proteins below share one genomic window:
- the LOC125947952 gene encoding N-alpha-acetyltransferase 30A-like has product MDVIIGHDVPTAASATKTNTSSTTSTTSTSICGKHCNGTVVGEAETVKEVVTGGAAPAGAGRKKTKRKNRAKNSQREETAADDTATAVEGSVLTTTTVPSSSAKAAGDVNSSNHNDRSSHGTNGLPDPQLEDAVDAISKKLEQCVHVGRNGLTNGLPKLEQKDSNGDERGSESIVGAQGGTPSSGATSKKSKQRARQQKKAQHDVPHCTALPNGAVRAEDSEASSKEEQTSSRSSVSNTASSGVSMKSNCKLDAASASTAAMVEVNIGKVEPEEQQPSTNVAPATAQSLGCGAASTSSCSLPKATTAAAVAVVSGDGDSGLQKEMLSLASTVPAAVAADITYQVYESERQMPAIMALIQKDLSEPYSIYTYRYFIHNWPKLCFLAQHNGTCVGAIVCKLDIHRENIRRGYIAMLAVDKDYRKLKIGTTLVQKAIQVMLDDKADEVVLETEITNQPALRLYENLGFVRDKRLFHYYLNGVDALRLKLWFR; this is encoded by the exons ATGGACGTGATCATCGGACACGACGTTCCGACCGCAGCGAGCGCAACGAAGACGAacacctccagcaccaccagcaccaccagcaccagcatctgcGGCAAGCACTGCAATGGCACGGTGGTGGGGGAAGCCGAGACAGTCAAGGAGGTCGTCACAGGCGGTGCTGCTCCCGCTGGggccggaaggaagaaaacgaaaaggaaaaaccgtgCTAAAAATAGTCAGCGAGAGGAAACGGCGGCCGACGATACGGCCACGGCGGTAGAAGGAAGTgtactcaccaccaccaccgtaccatCGTCATCTGCAAAGGCTGCTGGGGATGTAAATAGTAGTAATCATAACGACCGTAGTAGCCATGGCACCAACGGACTGCCAGACCCGCAGCTCGAAGATGCTGTTGACGCAATTAGCAAGAAGCTGGAGCAGTGTGTTCACGTTGGCCGCAATGGTCTGACGAATGGGTTGCCAAAGCTGGAACAGAAGGATTCGAATGGTGATGAGCGTGGAAGCGAGAGTATTGTTGGGGCACAGGGCGGCACGCCGAGTTCAGGAGCGACAAGTAAAAAGAGTAAGCAGCGTGCGAGACAACAGAAGAAAGCACAACACGATGTCCCACATTGTACGGCGCTGCCGAATGGTGCAGTTCGTGCGGAAGACAGTGAAGCTAGTAGCAAAGAGGAACAAAccagtagtagaagtagtgtCAGTAATACTGCTTCTTCCGGTGTCTCCATGAAATCCAATTGTAAATTAGACGCTGCTTCCGCTTCGACCGCAGCGATGGTCGAAGTGAACATCGGCAAAGTGGAGCCAGAAGAACAGCAGCCTTCTACCAATGTTGCTCCAGCAACAGCGCAATCACTAGGCTGCGGTGCTGCGTCTACCTCATCCTGTTCGTTACCAAAGGCAACTACAGCGGCGGCTGTGGCAGTGGTGAGCGGCGACGGTGACAGCGGGCTACAAAAGGAAATGTTGTCCTTAGCGAGCACCGTACCTGCCGCAGTTGCGGCCGACATCACCTATCAGGTGTACGAATCGGAGCGCCAAATGCCGGCCATCATGGCGCTCATCCAGAAGGATCTCTCAGAACCGTACTCGATCTACACGTACCGCTACTTCATACACAATTGGCCGAAACTGTGCTTTTTAGCGCAGCACAACGGTACGTGTGTCGGTGCCATCGTATGTAAGCTTGACATCCACCGGGAAAACATCCGCCGGGGTTACATTGCGATGCTGGCCGTGGACAAGGACTATCGGAAGCTAAAGATCGGCACGACGCTCGTGCAGAAGGCAATACAG GTCATGCTCGACGATAAAGCCGACGAGGTGGTACTAGAAACGGAGATCACCAATCAGCCGGCCCTGCGATTGTACGAAAATTTGGGTTTCGTGCGCGATAAGCGACTCTTTCATTACTATCTGAACGGTGTAGATGCGCTCCGGCTGAAGCTATGGTTCAGATGA
- the LOC125947909 gene encoding collagen alpha-1(I) chain-like isoform X2, with amino-acid sequence MLYDYQPQVYQQQQQQQHHHCRHRFLPASSSRSTMPKKDSKSEDGSGGGGGRKSKMSAAAAAKLEQQQQQQQQQQQQQDDMKAGGRPGSVGPGGPGGMKGANSSDVCSINSGGSGPGGGGGGSGGPGGGLGVGIGPNSGGVMDGLGKGGMGPGPGHLDGHHPGGLDGKMNAGGLAGLMGGQKPSNKLEYTQQQSQIFVFSTALANKGAEAVLSGQFNSIIAYHCAQMQKRNQLAGGPCGAGGGGLGPGGPGGPGDEMNSGGNSVGPGAMSPWMEHHHGQHHHHGSPDHHMRGGGGGGGGGGGAGMMGPDGMKKSATIHHTANSSCLGGDGDGGTGGPPGGGMASMFGGAGGGPGGLVEHHMRMAGGPGSGPDPSVMGKKSATIHHTANPSGGPGGGCMDPDGSGLPMYPVGGDGAGHMRMGGPDGMSKPGTIHHTPNSSSCMESGGGGGGGGVDGDPTMTGGHPGVKMENPSPVGSHISPSGGAGGSGPGSSGGSGVPGSGPGGMGGMPTGAGSGGGPMGGAGGSHSSSTIIDQMNSLVASLPLMKGGNVLSQSRGHPQPSLQGVKVPDENLTPQQRQHREQQLATLRQMQKMFFPEQRGMMPDPHGMGMRPQFRGGVGGGMGMPPDFGGGPPNRPLNPAFMNTPMGMDGPGPGPGPGPGMINEQIPPMQYNKPNMMNPGMYGMAGGGNGGNGGGPMGGPMGGPGPMGGGGPMGGGPGGPMGGGPMNRMYKADPDPIFPPMTEMGGGGGGGYGGNGGGGGSGGLMNNHGPGMFGGNPGMQRMGGMPPGGGGPMGVGPGGHMMGPKMGSEHPSMLGGHPIPQSPLMDDDLTKATMQQQQQQQQQQQQQMMLPANPPLPQPGTPTGGGGGLIGSNGGGPMGMNNPNGGGGPASGGANGTANGAGKTKEPSVSPEQVGGGGGQQGPGSNQQQQQGPGSQQGPLTPQTPQGGQQTPGQPLTPQTSMAGS; translated from the exons ATGCTGTACGATTATCAGCCGCAAgtttatcagcagcagcagcagcagcagcatcatcattgtcgtcatcgtttcctgccagccagcagcagcaggagcaccatGCCGAAGAAGGATTCGAAATCAGaagatggtagtggtggtggtggcggacgaaaaagtaaaatgagtgcggcggccgctgctaaactggaacagcagcagcagcagcaacagcagcaacagcagcagcag GATGACATGAAGGCTGGAGGGCGACCCGGTTCCGTGGGACCCGGTGGTCCGGGCGGTATGAAAGGCGCCAACTCCTCGGATGTCTGCAGTATTAACAGTGGCGGCAGTGGTCCTGGCGGTGGGGGCGGCGGCAGTGGAggccctggtggtggtctcggtgTGGGCATCGGTCCGAACAGTGGCGGCGTCATGGATGGTCTGGGCAAGGGCGGTATgggcccgggaccgggacatCTCGATGGGCATCATCCGGGCGGGCTAGATGGCAAAATGAATGCCGGTGGACTGGCGGGACTGATGGGTGGCCAGAAACCCTCGAACAAACTGGAgtacacgcagcagcagagccaGATCTTCGTATTTTCGACGGCACTAGCGAACAAAGGCGCGGAAGCGGTACTGAGCGGACAGTTCAACTCGATCATCGCTTATCACTGTGCGCAAATGCAGAAACGCAACCAGCTCGCCGGTGGACCGTGCGGCGCAGGAGGAGGTGGCTTAGGCCCTGGTGGACCCGGTGGACCGGGTGACGAGATGAACAGTGGCGGTAACAGTGTCGGACCGGGGGCAATGTCTCCTTGGATGGAACATCATCAtgggcagcatcatcaccacggaTCACCGGATCATCATatgcgcggtggtggtggtggcggtggtggcggtggcggcgctggTATGATGGGTCCGGATGGAATGAAGAAATCGGCTACCATTCATCATACGGCCAACTCATCCTGCCTGGGAGGCGATGGAGATGGTGGTACCGGAGGACCGCCCGGTGGTGGAATGGCATCCATGTtcggcggtgctggtggtggccctggTGGTCTCGTAGAGCACCATATGCGTATGGCCGGAGGGCCGGGTTCGGGTCCGGATCCGTCGGTGATGGGCAAAAAGTCGGCAACGATCCATCACACAGCGAACCCGTCGGGCGGCCCGGGCGGTGGCTGCATGGATCCCGATGGTTCCGGCTTGCCAATGTACCCGGTTGGTGGCGACGGTGCCGGACACATGAGAATGGGTGGTCCGGATGGAATGTCGAAACCCGGTACGATCCACCACACTCCGAATTCATCTTCTTGCATGGaaagtggcggcggtggtggtggtggtggagtagaCGGTGACCCGACGATGACGGGAGGCCATCCGGGAGTAAAGATGGAGAACCCATCCCCCGTTGGATCGCACATTTCACCAAGTGGCGGCGCTGGTGGCAGCGGTCCTGGCAGCAGTGGTGGATCCGGTGTCCCCGGTAGCGGTCCTGGTGGAATGGGAGGAATGCCCACAGGcgccggtagtggtggtggtccgatGGGTGGCGCAGGTGGTAGCCACTCGAGCTCGACGATTATCGATCAGATGAACTCGCTGGTTGCCTCGCTACCACTGATGAAGGGTGGCAACGTGTTGTCACAGTCGCGTGGTCATCCGCAACCGTCGCTCCAGGGCGTGAAGGTACCGGATGAAAATTTGACGCCACAGCAGCGACAACACCGGGAGCAACAGCTGGCCACGCTCCGGCAGATGCAGAAAATGTTTTTTCCTGAGCAGCGCGGCATGATGCCGGATCCGCACGGGATGGGCATGAGGCCGCAGTTCCGTGGCGGTGTCGGCGGTGGGATGGGTATGCCGCCTGATTTCGGTGGTGGACCACCGAACCGGCCCCTCAATCCAGCCTTCATGAACACACCGATGGGCATGGATGGGCCAGGACCAGGTCCCGGACCGGGACCCGGTATGATCAACGAGCAGATCCCTCCGATGCAATACAACAAACCGAATATGATGAACCCGGGCATGTACGgcatggctggtggtggtaatggtggcaaTGGAGGGGGACCAATGGGTGGCCCGATGGGAGGCCCTGGGCCCATGGGTGGCGGTGGACCCATGGGCGGTGGTCCTGGGGGACCGATGGGAGGAGGTCCGATGAATCGTATGTACAAAGCAGATCCCGATCCCATCTTCCCCCCAATGACCGAGatgggtggcggtggaggtggtggctaCGGTGgtaacggcggcggcggtggcagcggtggtctCATGAACAACCACGGTCCCGGCATGTTCGGCGGAAATCCTGGTATGCAGCGAATGGGAGGCATGCCGCCCGGAGGCGGTGGTCCCATGGGTGTCGGTCCTGGTGGCCATATGATGGGACCGAAGATGGGTTCCGAGCATCCATCGATGCTCGGTGGCCATCCGATCCCTCAATCTCCGCTCATGGATGACGATCTCACCAAGGCTacgatgcagcaacagcaacaacaacaacagcagcagcaacaacaaatgatGCTTCCCGCAAATCCTCCTCTTCCGCAGCCCGGTActccgaccggtggtggtggtggtctaaTCGGTAGCAATGGCGGTGGACCCATGGGCATGAACAATCccaatggtggcggtggaccggctagtggtggtgctaatgGAACGGCAAATGGCGCGGGCAAAACGAAAGAACCCTCCGTCTCACCTGAGCAGgtgggcggtggcggtggtcaaCAGGGACCAGGCTctaatcagcaacagcagcaaggaccCGGCAGTCAACAGGGCCCGCTAACCCCACAAACCCCCCAGGGTGGACAGCAGACGCCCGGTCAACCGCTCACGCCACAGACGTCGATGGCCGGTTCGTAG
- the LOC125947909 gene encoding collagen alpha-1(I) chain-like isoform X1, whose product MLYDYQPQVYQQQQQQQHHHCRHRFLPASSSRSTMPKKDSKSEDGSGGGGGRKSKMSAAAAAKLEQQQQQQQQQQQQQVRRRKDRRDDMKAGGRPGSVGPGGPGGMKGANSSDVCSINSGGSGPGGGGGGSGGPGGGLGVGIGPNSGGVMDGLGKGGMGPGPGHLDGHHPGGLDGKMNAGGLAGLMGGQKPSNKLEYTQQQSQIFVFSTALANKGAEAVLSGQFNSIIAYHCAQMQKRNQLAGGPCGAGGGGLGPGGPGGPGDEMNSGGNSVGPGAMSPWMEHHHGQHHHHGSPDHHMRGGGGGGGGGGGAGMMGPDGMKKSATIHHTANSSCLGGDGDGGTGGPPGGGMASMFGGAGGGPGGLVEHHMRMAGGPGSGPDPSVMGKKSATIHHTANPSGGPGGGCMDPDGSGLPMYPVGGDGAGHMRMGGPDGMSKPGTIHHTPNSSSCMESGGGGGGGGVDGDPTMTGGHPGVKMENPSPVGSHISPSGGAGGSGPGSSGGSGVPGSGPGGMGGMPTGAGSGGGPMGGAGGSHSSSTIIDQMNSLVASLPLMKGGNVLSQSRGHPQPSLQGVKVPDENLTPQQRQHREQQLATLRQMQKMFFPEQRGMMPDPHGMGMRPQFRGGVGGGMGMPPDFGGGPPNRPLNPAFMNTPMGMDGPGPGPGPGPGMINEQIPPMQYNKPNMMNPGMYGMAGGGNGGNGGGPMGGPMGGPGPMGGGGPMGGGPGGPMGGGPMNRMYKADPDPIFPPMTEMGGGGGGGYGGNGGGGGSGGLMNNHGPGMFGGNPGMQRMGGMPPGGGGPMGVGPGGHMMGPKMGSEHPSMLGGHPIPQSPLMDDDLTKATMQQQQQQQQQQQQQMMLPANPPLPQPGTPTGGGGGLIGSNGGGPMGMNNPNGGGGPASGGANGTANGAGKTKEPSVSPEQVGGGGGQQGPGSNQQQQQGPGSQQGPLTPQTPQGGQQTPGQPLTPQTSMAGS is encoded by the exons ATGCTGTACGATTATCAGCCGCAAgtttatcagcagcagcagcagcagcagcatcatcattgtcgtcatcgtttcctgccagccagcagcagcaggagcaccatGCCGAAGAAGGATTCGAAATCAGaagatggtagtggtggtggtggcggacgaaaaagtaaaatgagtgcggcggccgctgctaaactggaacagcagcagcagcagcaacagcagcaacagcagcagcaggtaagaaggagaaaagatcGACGG GATGACATGAAGGCTGGAGGGCGACCCGGTTCCGTGGGACCCGGTGGTCCGGGCGGTATGAAAGGCGCCAACTCCTCGGATGTCTGCAGTATTAACAGTGGCGGCAGTGGTCCTGGCGGTGGGGGCGGCGGCAGTGGAggccctggtggtggtctcggtgTGGGCATCGGTCCGAACAGTGGCGGCGTCATGGATGGTCTGGGCAAGGGCGGTATgggcccgggaccgggacatCTCGATGGGCATCATCCGGGCGGGCTAGATGGCAAAATGAATGCCGGTGGACTGGCGGGACTGATGGGTGGCCAGAAACCCTCGAACAAACTGGAgtacacgcagcagcagagccaGATCTTCGTATTTTCGACGGCACTAGCGAACAAAGGCGCGGAAGCGGTACTGAGCGGACAGTTCAACTCGATCATCGCTTATCACTGTGCGCAAATGCAGAAACGCAACCAGCTCGCCGGTGGACCGTGCGGCGCAGGAGGAGGTGGCTTAGGCCCTGGTGGACCCGGTGGACCGGGTGACGAGATGAACAGTGGCGGTAACAGTGTCGGACCGGGGGCAATGTCTCCTTGGATGGAACATCATCAtgggcagcatcatcaccacggaTCACCGGATCATCATatgcgcggtggtggtggtggcggtggtggcggtggcggcgctggTATGATGGGTCCGGATGGAATGAAGAAATCGGCTACCATTCATCATACGGCCAACTCATCCTGCCTGGGAGGCGATGGAGATGGTGGTACCGGAGGACCGCCCGGTGGTGGAATGGCATCCATGTtcggcggtgctggtggtggccctggTGGTCTCGTAGAGCACCATATGCGTATGGCCGGAGGGCCGGGTTCGGGTCCGGATCCGTCGGTGATGGGCAAAAAGTCGGCAACGATCCATCACACAGCGAACCCGTCGGGCGGCCCGGGCGGTGGCTGCATGGATCCCGATGGTTCCGGCTTGCCAATGTACCCGGTTGGTGGCGACGGTGCCGGACACATGAGAATGGGTGGTCCGGATGGAATGTCGAAACCCGGTACGATCCACCACACTCCGAATTCATCTTCTTGCATGGaaagtggcggcggtggtggtggtggtggagtagaCGGTGACCCGACGATGACGGGAGGCCATCCGGGAGTAAAGATGGAGAACCCATCCCCCGTTGGATCGCACATTTCACCAAGTGGCGGCGCTGGTGGCAGCGGTCCTGGCAGCAGTGGTGGATCCGGTGTCCCCGGTAGCGGTCCTGGTGGAATGGGAGGAATGCCCACAGGcgccggtagtggtggtggtccgatGGGTGGCGCAGGTGGTAGCCACTCGAGCTCGACGATTATCGATCAGATGAACTCGCTGGTTGCCTCGCTACCACTGATGAAGGGTGGCAACGTGTTGTCACAGTCGCGTGGTCATCCGCAACCGTCGCTCCAGGGCGTGAAGGTACCGGATGAAAATTTGACGCCACAGCAGCGACAACACCGGGAGCAACAGCTGGCCACGCTCCGGCAGATGCAGAAAATGTTTTTTCCTGAGCAGCGCGGCATGATGCCGGATCCGCACGGGATGGGCATGAGGCCGCAGTTCCGTGGCGGTGTCGGCGGTGGGATGGGTATGCCGCCTGATTTCGGTGGTGGACCACCGAACCGGCCCCTCAATCCAGCCTTCATGAACACACCGATGGGCATGGATGGGCCAGGACCAGGTCCCGGACCGGGACCCGGTATGATCAACGAGCAGATCCCTCCGATGCAATACAACAAACCGAATATGATGAACCCGGGCATGTACGgcatggctggtggtggtaatggtggcaaTGGAGGGGGACCAATGGGTGGCCCGATGGGAGGCCCTGGGCCCATGGGTGGCGGTGGACCCATGGGCGGTGGTCCTGGGGGACCGATGGGAGGAGGTCCGATGAATCGTATGTACAAAGCAGATCCCGATCCCATCTTCCCCCCAATGACCGAGatgggtggcggtggaggtggtggctaCGGTGgtaacggcggcggcggtggcagcggtggtctCATGAACAACCACGGTCCCGGCATGTTCGGCGGAAATCCTGGTATGCAGCGAATGGGAGGCATGCCGCCCGGAGGCGGTGGTCCCATGGGTGTCGGTCCTGGTGGCCATATGATGGGACCGAAGATGGGTTCCGAGCATCCATCGATGCTCGGTGGCCATCCGATCCCTCAATCTCCGCTCATGGATGACGATCTCACCAAGGCTacgatgcagcaacagcaacaacaacaacagcagcagcaacaacaaatgatGCTTCCCGCAAATCCTCCTCTTCCGCAGCCCGGTActccgaccggtggtggtggtggtctaaTCGGTAGCAATGGCGGTGGACCCATGGGCATGAACAATCccaatggtggcggtggaccggctagtggtggtgctaatgGAACGGCAAATGGCGCGGGCAAAACGAAAGAACCCTCCGTCTCACCTGAGCAGgtgggcggtggcggtggtcaaCAGGGACCAGGCTctaatcagcaacagcagcaaggaccCGGCAGTCAACAGGGCCCGCTAACCCCACAAACCCCCCAGGGTGGACAGCAGACGCCCGGTCAACCGCTCACGCCACAGACGTCGATGGCCGGTTCGTAG
- the LOC125948011 gene encoding UPF0587 protein GA18326, which produces MGKIGLQIKATLENIEELKTNYPNYAFFLKIKCTNCGELSDKWHDLTESDRVNEDTRNPKGFNFYMKCRMCSRENSIDIIEGSNASYTAEDAGKKKTIVAFDCRGVEPVEFSPRSGWIAKATENGPTFDDIDLSEDDWVEYDQKNNNSVGVYEFEFDFIKLKK; this is translated from the exons atgggaaaaattgGACTGCAGATCAAAGCAACACTCGAGAACATTGAAGAGCTAAAGACGAACTATCCAAACTACGCGTTCTTCCTGAAAATCAAATGTACCAACTGTGGCGAGCTCTCGGACAAGTGGCACGATCTCACCGAAAGCGATCGGGTAAACGAGGATACGCGCAACCCGAAAGGATTCAACTTTTACATGAAGTGCCGCATGTGTTCCCGGGAGAACAGTATCGACATCATCGAAGGCTCCAATG CCAGCTACACGGCGGAAGATGCTggtaaaaagaaaacgatcgtAGCCTTCGATTGCCGTGGCGTGGAACCGGTGGAGTTTAGTCCGCGATCCGGGTGGATCGCTAAAGCAACCGAAAATGGACCAACGTTCGACGATATCGATCTGTCCGAAGATGACTGGGTGGAGTATGACCAGAAGAACAACAACTCGGTCGGCGTGTATGAGTTTGAATTCGATTTCATAAAGCTGAAGAAGTAA
- the LOC125947968 gene encoding zinc finger protein 660-like, producing MNPVFCRMCLKDPPVDSLVFSVYDTFQGRPLVELIDELFSIKVIVEDRLLNVCLECVNKIHSVQKISRLFVTNNDKLQNMLHGEETEAIGIDEETESAGYEEMHSDETSTGGQNLHRQPNGRGETEEVLLTIERNTQEIEELYLDTDAKCRIARRVEEVNDKLPTDERVNQKRQLSVKQSELNRKCYFCGMIFGTSLEFTNHLTLHIHQVPYTCPECNGITLQSVQQASKHIGMHDRTDRPYGCRVCSLRFTSKDRSLSHERKMHRYKLKKQAQKNQNRKSIATIEPIKTIRYHHSKLKPFNCQLCGRSFTLKGNLNRHMGMHTGEKLHKCTECDKGFWQSTQRNIHLRRHHPNAVLRLQNNRKNSEPSENSRAAAVGNKEERE from the exons ATGAACCCCGTGTTTTGCCGAATGTGTCTCAAGGATCCTCCCGTAGACTCGCTAGTGTTTTCCGTCTACGATACATTTCAGGGCAGACCGTTGGTGGAACTTATCGACGAGCTTTTCTCCATAAAG GTGATCGTTGAGGATCGACTGTTGAACGTATGCCTGGAATGTGTGAATAAGATTCACTCGGTACAAAAGATAAGCCGTCTGTTCGTCACCAACAATGACAAACTGCAAAACATGCTGCACGGTGAGGAGACGGAAGCAATCGGAATCGATGAGGAGACGGAGAGTGCCGGCTATGAAGAGATGCATAGTGATGAAACATCCACTGGAGGACAGAATCTGCACCGACAGCCGAACGGTAGAGGCGAAACAGAAGAGGTACTATTGACCATCGAGCGGAACACGCAAGAAATCGAAGAATTGTACTTGGATACAGATGCTAAGTGTAGGATCGCCAGGAGAGTAGAGGAAGTGAATGATAAGTTGCCGACGGACGAACGAGTCAACCAAAAACGGCAGCTATCAGTCAAACAATCGGAGCTGAATCGCAAGTGCTACTTCTGTGGCATGATTTTCGGTACTTCGCTGGAATTCACAAATCACCTTACGCTACACATCCACCAGGTACCGTACACGTGCCCCGAGTGTAATGGCATCACGCTGCAAAGCGTGCAGCAGGCCAGCAAGCACATTGGTATGcacgatcgaaccgatcgtccCTATGGTTGCCGTGTCTGCTCGCTACGCTTCACCTCGAAGGATCGCAGTTTGTCTCACGAACGGAAAATGCACCGTTACAAGCTGAAAAAACAGGCGCAAAAGAATCAGAACCGCAAATCGATAGCAACGATAGAGCCTATAAAAACCATTcgttatcaccattcaaagcTGAAACCGTTCAATTGTCAGCTTTGCGGGCGTTCTTTCACATTGAAGGGAAATCTCAACCGGCATATGGGCATGCACACGGGCGAGAAACTGCACAAATGCACGGAATGTGATAAAGGCTTTTGGCAatcgacgcaacgcaacattCATCTGCGACGGCATCACCCGAACGCGGTCTTGCGTTTACAGAACAATAGGAAAAACTCTGAACCCTCGGAGAACAGCAGGGCGGCAGCGGTTGGCAATAAGGAGGAACGGGAATGA